The genomic interval TGCCTTTGATTGTTGGTTTTATTTCTATATCAGGAATGATGCCAATTCTTTGGGTTTCTCTTCCGTCTGGATAATAAACTCCAATTCCTGAAAAACCTGTATGAAATCCTCTAAAATCAAATTCAAAAACATTTCCGTCTGTTCCTGCGGTCTGACTTCCAATAATTGTTGTATTACCTGATGTTTGAAAACTCATTGCCGTCCATTCTGACTGGCTGAAAGAATCTTCATTAACCAATACGATTACTTTTCCTTTGTAATTGTTTTTATTATCAAATCCGGCTTTTACACCTTCTTTCCATTCATATTTCCCTGGATAATTTAAATAAGGATAGGTATAAATCGCAAATCTTTCTTCTTTCGGATTTATAAAATCTGAAATTTCCTTAAATGTTGTTTTCGGATAATTTCTTAAATCAAAAACTATTGATTTTGTAGCTTTCAAAGCCTCAATCATCTCAGAAATATTTCTTTTTTTTATTTCTCCCATGTTAACATAGCCTATGTTATTGTCTAGAAGTTTAAATTTATCTTTCTTTTTTAAGGCTCCTTTTTTAAATTGATTTCGATGAGAATCATGATAATTAAACCATATCATTTTCTTGATTTCGCTTTTTCCATCCTTTAGAAATTCTACTTTAACATTTTCAGAATAGGAAGTAAGAATGGGATTTACAACTTTATTTAAAAATAGAGCTCCGTTTGATGCACTTATTAAATCTCTGTTTTCTTCAATACAATCTTTTATAGATTTATCGTTTATTTTAGTAATAACGTCTCCAATTTTGATATCATATGCTTCTGCCAGACTATCTCCTAAAATCTCTGTAACAACTAATTTTTCATCTATAATTTTGCCCGTGGCGGGAAAATAAAGCGGAATTTGCGCTGTTTCCTCAGTTGGATAAATATGAAACATA from Flavobacterium sp. YJ01 carries:
- a CDS encoding S41 family peptidase; amino-acid sequence: MQKIILLIFILLSQAIFSASKITETEKLAVTCKVWGFLKYYHPEVAGGKVNWDDQLLEKLPKIEKAQTEEEFSLILENWIDELGPVKEIAPIATPKEVKFFDKNFDLNWFNDKLFSKKLSKKLKFIEENRFQTTEEFGPDFDGFKNYKNYFDLNYNTKDSRILMLFTYWNVIEYFFPYKYAMDQKWDNTLKQSLPLISSAKNSDEFLLAMKKMLTHLNDGHVMFHIYPTEETAQIPLYFPATGKIIDEKLVVTEILGDSLAEAYDIKIGDVITKINDKSIKDCIEENRDLISASNGALFLNKVVNPILTSYSENVKVEFLKDGKSEIKKMIWFNYHDSHRNQFKKGALKKKDKFKLLDNNIGYVNMGEIKKRNISEMIEALKATKSIVFDLRNYPKTTFKEISDFINPKEERFAIYTYPYLNYPGKYEWKEGVKAGFDNKNNYKGKVIVLVNEDSFSQSEWTAMSFQTSGNTTIIGSQTAGTDGNVFEFDFRGFHTGFSGIGVYYPDGRETQRIGIIPDIEIKPTIKGIQEGKDEVLDRALLFIETGK